A genomic region of Colletes latitarsis isolate SP2378_abdomen chromosome 7, iyColLati1, whole genome shotgun sequence contains the following coding sequences:
- the LOC143343692 gene encoding uncharacterized protein LOC143343692 isoform X1 codes for MNTMAGTGVSVGGAGMLRTRRRDVSVKPNRKLDRKSSRGMIYENEELRLRTIHINAEVEQGQNDIKKLRRENEQLRREIWSLRDEYDKLEEILKRQKSREGSEEYEDRSEEDDDEQSQYSFEQDEEFDQDENDQDSNKNLNKAEQLENAENQKISSEKMTNSVHRLHVDFDDLSVVDEEEELKKEKEKGSSEDGQQQKEEKGPLLILKPRHLHENIPFYPGTYKPPALSGPSYYADRPFKFPSTLNLMMPSDATEMDSSCPRLDTDPLLPVPSMTALNMDQINDQMLHAPPIGWQNNIMVPQKQMTSYGTPEAAMPPEMQMFNEIHQEQQRLASATDGFSNFQNLLYRRNVGLKQQGVFLNSSSFGEPRSNTEKIVENGWSFHVDPKLMCSKDQGSSESKKDAEKRKHFFAPLPSKLKKRTDEPSPTTSHFGTANSSSSGKTESTVVSKNQYAFQKGSADIYVNGAVPCEDNVQRNMTEQKTFLSTDNLLITDDRANAGNQLTKSMSCQDLPSESHAASIGQSEGKQPTLTQSDNTLDNITDSKPFKSYLSVTLKRPRVKVAVSPETPEIPKLPAVDYRIFKNPFLRTFDPTCSYADKNNVTRPLSVQVNDDSLCYYPTHPDVSTLHRGVHLGERYRPAQPDQSRLLIPSNQLVNGKLMSPVNKHEIQVTSFEKPSPHTLIGPSTPYKLSTLQRLNTNPYLQSQNLYQNTPFVPRGGMYTQRGLMYYDNLALKVPVQTQTSIDGDSHHEDEQTFSHEESAPTTPSGQRRKRMIRKEKSAVIKEQKPLSPIAQRRLKKQSSSTSTEMPESPGKVMRKKPRRLSVTTTITSEGQEDKHESRSSSSGQDSPKKEQIRRMSLYFNAKKRPSLTSVKTVRSGSLDTSKEKDGMMNSERERTNSISSRDMPGAKARKASTSSNSVPWCACWGNGCV; via the exons ATGAACACAATGGCGGGCACTGGTGTGAGTGTAGGTGGCGCTGGGATGCTGAGAACTAGACGCAGAGACGTCAGCGTGAAACCAAACAGGAAACTCGACCGGAAGTCCTCGAGGGGAATGATATATGAGAACGAGGAACTGAGATTGAGAACTATTCACATCAACGCCGAAGTAGAACAAG GTCAGAACGACATCAAGAAGCTGCGCAGGGAGAACGAGCAGCTGCGTAGGGAGATATGGAGCCTCCGGGACGAGTACGACAAGCTCGAGGAGATCCTGAAGAGGCAGAAGAGCCGCGAGGGAAGCGAAGAATACGAG GATCGCTCCGAAGAGGATGACGACGAACAATCGCAATACTCCTTCGAGCAAGACGAGGAGTTCGACCAGGACGAGAACGATCAGGACTCGAACAAGAATCTCAACAAAGCCGAGCAACTAGAGAACGCGGAGAACCAGAAGATCTCCTCGGAGAAGATGACCAACAGCGTGCACAGGCTGCACGTGGACTTCGACGACCTATCGGTAGTCGACGAGGAAGAAGAACtaaaaaaggaaaaggaaaaagGTTCCTCGGAAGATGGCCAGCAACAGAAAGAGGAAAAAGGTCCCCTGCTAATCCTGAAGCCTAGGCACCTCCATGAAAACATCCCCTTCTACCCTGGCACGTACAAACCACCCGCGCTGAGCGGTCCCAGCTACTATGCAGACCGTCCGTTCAAGTTTCCAAGTACCCTGAACCTGATGATGCCTTCAGACGCGACAGAAATGGATTCGTCGTGTCCCAGGTTGGACACAGACCCGTTGCTCCCCGTTCCTAGTATGACTGCTCTGAACATGGACCAGATCAACGATCAGATGTTACATGCACCGCCTATAGGCTGGCAGAACAACATCATGGTTCCTCAGAAGCAGATGACGAGCTACGGAACACCGGAAGCTGCCATGCCACCTGAGATGCAGATGTTCAACGAGATCCATCAGGAACAACAACGACTTGCCTCAGCGACAGACGGGTTCTCCAACTTCCAGAACCTGCTTTACAGAAGGAACGTTGGTCTAAAGCAACAAGGTGTCTTCCTCAACTCCTCGTCTTTTGGAGAGCCACGTTCTAACACTGAAAAGATCGTCGAAAACGGTTGGAGTTTCCACGTGGACCCGAAACTGATGTGTTCGAAAGATCAGGGCTCCAGCGAGTCGAAGAAGGACGCGGAGAAGCGTAAGCACTTTTTCGCGCCGCTACCTTCGAAGCTGAAGAAACGAACCGACGAGCCCTCGCCAACGACCAGCCATTTTGGAACCGCGAACAGCTCCAGCAGCGGCAAGACCGAGTCCACGGTGGTGTCTAAGAACCAATACGCGTTTCAGAAGGGGTCTGCTGACATCTACGTGAACGGAGCTGTGCCCTGCGAGGACAACGTTCAGAGAAACATGACGGAGCAGAAGACGTTCCTGAGCACGGACAACCTGTTGATCACCGACGACAGAGCCAACGCTGGCAACCAACTGACCAAGTCGATGTCGTGCCAGGACCTACCCAGCGAATCCCATGCCGCGTCGATCGGCCAATCCGAGGGCAAACAGCCGACACTGACTCAAAGCGACAATACCTTGGATAACATAACGGATTCTAAGCCGTTCAAGTCGTACTTGAGCGTGACCCTGAAGAGACCTCGCGTGAAAGTAGCGGTTAGCCCTGAAACTCCAGAGATCCCCAAGCTACCTGCCGTGGACTATCGAATCTTCAAGAACCctttcctacgtactttcgacccAACTTGCAGCTACGCGGACAAAAACAACGTTACCAGGCCACTGTCGGTCCAGGTGAACGACGACAGTTTGTGTTACTACCCAACGCACCCTGACGTATCCACTCTTCACAGAGGAGTCCATCTTGGCGAACGGTACAGGCCCGCCCAACCCGATCAGAGTCGCCTTCTGATCCCCTCCAATCAACTGGTCAACGGGAAGCTCATGTCACCGGTCAACAAACACGAGATTCAAGTGACCTCCTTCGAGAAACCGAGTCCCCACACTCTGATCGGTCCGTCGACGCCGTACAAGCTCAGCACCCTTCAGAGACTGAACACGAACCCGTATCTACAGAGTCAGAACCTATACCAAAACACACCCTTCGTCCCAAGAGGAGGCATGTATACGCAGAGGGGGCTGATGTACTACGACAACTTGGCGCTGAAGGTGCCAGTCCAGACGCAGACCTCCATAGACGGGGACTCCCATCACGAAGACGAGCAGACCTTCTCTCACGAGGAGAGTGCACCCACCACGCCGAGTGGTCAGCGTCGAAAGAGGATGATCAGGAAGGAGAAAAGTGCTGTGATCAAGGAGCAGAAGCCTCTGTCGCCGATTGCCCAGAGGAGGCTCAAAAAGCAGAGCAGCTCCACGTCCACGGAGATGCCGGAGTCTCCTGGCAAGGTGATGCGAAAGAAGCCCAGGAGGCTCAGCGTCACCACGACGATCACGTCGGAGGGCCAGGAGGACAAGCACGAGAGCAGGTCGTCCTCGTCGGGCCAGGACTCGCCGAAGAAGGAGCAGATCAGGAGGATGTCGTTGTACTTCAACGCGAAGAAGAGGCCCTCTCTGACGTCCGTGAAGACGGTCAGGAGCGGAAGTTTGGACACTTCGAAAGAGAAGGACGGGATGATGAATTCGGAAAGAGAGAGGACGAACTCCATCAGCAGCAGGGACATGCCTGGCGCCAAGGCTAGGAAGGCTAGCACAAGCAGCAACAGCGTTCCCTGGTGTGCTTGTTGGGGCAACGGGTGTGTTTAG
- the LOC143343692 gene encoding uncharacterized protein LOC143343692 isoform X2, which produces MQRRERGRSRQDEKGSQNDIKKLRRENEQLRREIWSLRDEYDKLEEILKRQKSREGSEEYEDRSEEDDDEQSQYSFEQDEEFDQDENDQDSNKNLNKAEQLENAENQKISSEKMTNSVHRLHVDFDDLSVVDEEEELKKEKEKGSSEDGQQQKEEKGPLLILKPRHLHENIPFYPGTYKPPALSGPSYYADRPFKFPSTLNLMMPSDATEMDSSCPRLDTDPLLPVPSMTALNMDQINDQMLHAPPIGWQNNIMVPQKQMTSYGTPEAAMPPEMQMFNEIHQEQQRLASATDGFSNFQNLLYRRNVGLKQQGVFLNSSSFGEPRSNTEKIVENGWSFHVDPKLMCSKDQGSSESKKDAEKRKHFFAPLPSKLKKRTDEPSPTTSHFGTANSSSSGKTESTVVSKNQYAFQKGSADIYVNGAVPCEDNVQRNMTEQKTFLSTDNLLITDDRANAGNQLTKSMSCQDLPSESHAASIGQSEGKQPTLTQSDNTLDNITDSKPFKSYLSVTLKRPRVKVAVSPETPEIPKLPAVDYRIFKNPFLRTFDPTCSYADKNNVTRPLSVQVNDDSLCYYPTHPDVSTLHRGVHLGERYRPAQPDQSRLLIPSNQLVNGKLMSPVNKHEIQVTSFEKPSPHTLIGPSTPYKLSTLQRLNTNPYLQSQNLYQNTPFVPRGGMYTQRGLMYYDNLALKVPVQTQTSIDGDSHHEDEQTFSHEESAPTTPSGQRRKRMIRKEKSAVIKEQKPLSPIAQRRLKKQSSSTSTEMPESPGKVMRKKPRRLSVTTTITSEGQEDKHESRSSSSGQDSPKKEQIRRMSLYFNAKKRPSLTSVKTVRSGSLDTSKEKDGMMNSERERTNSISSRDMPGAKARKASTSSNSVPWCACWGNGCV; this is translated from the exons ATGCAGAGAAGAGAACGGGGAAGAAGCAGGCAGGATGAAAAAGGGA GTCAGAACGACATCAAGAAGCTGCGCAGGGAGAACGAGCAGCTGCGTAGGGAGATATGGAGCCTCCGGGACGAGTACGACAAGCTCGAGGAGATCCTGAAGAGGCAGAAGAGCCGCGAGGGAAGCGAAGAATACGAG GATCGCTCCGAAGAGGATGACGACGAACAATCGCAATACTCCTTCGAGCAAGACGAGGAGTTCGACCAGGACGAGAACGATCAGGACTCGAACAAGAATCTCAACAAAGCCGAGCAACTAGAGAACGCGGAGAACCAGAAGATCTCCTCGGAGAAGATGACCAACAGCGTGCACAGGCTGCACGTGGACTTCGACGACCTATCGGTAGTCGACGAGGAAGAAGAACtaaaaaaggaaaaggaaaaagGTTCCTCGGAAGATGGCCAGCAACAGAAAGAGGAAAAAGGTCCCCTGCTAATCCTGAAGCCTAGGCACCTCCATGAAAACATCCCCTTCTACCCTGGCACGTACAAACCACCCGCGCTGAGCGGTCCCAGCTACTATGCAGACCGTCCGTTCAAGTTTCCAAGTACCCTGAACCTGATGATGCCTTCAGACGCGACAGAAATGGATTCGTCGTGTCCCAGGTTGGACACAGACCCGTTGCTCCCCGTTCCTAGTATGACTGCTCTGAACATGGACCAGATCAACGATCAGATGTTACATGCACCGCCTATAGGCTGGCAGAACAACATCATGGTTCCTCAGAAGCAGATGACGAGCTACGGAACACCGGAAGCTGCCATGCCACCTGAGATGCAGATGTTCAACGAGATCCATCAGGAACAACAACGACTTGCCTCAGCGACAGACGGGTTCTCCAACTTCCAGAACCTGCTTTACAGAAGGAACGTTGGTCTAAAGCAACAAGGTGTCTTCCTCAACTCCTCGTCTTTTGGAGAGCCACGTTCTAACACTGAAAAGATCGTCGAAAACGGTTGGAGTTTCCACGTGGACCCGAAACTGATGTGTTCGAAAGATCAGGGCTCCAGCGAGTCGAAGAAGGACGCGGAGAAGCGTAAGCACTTTTTCGCGCCGCTACCTTCGAAGCTGAAGAAACGAACCGACGAGCCCTCGCCAACGACCAGCCATTTTGGAACCGCGAACAGCTCCAGCAGCGGCAAGACCGAGTCCACGGTGGTGTCTAAGAACCAATACGCGTTTCAGAAGGGGTCTGCTGACATCTACGTGAACGGAGCTGTGCCCTGCGAGGACAACGTTCAGAGAAACATGACGGAGCAGAAGACGTTCCTGAGCACGGACAACCTGTTGATCACCGACGACAGAGCCAACGCTGGCAACCAACTGACCAAGTCGATGTCGTGCCAGGACCTACCCAGCGAATCCCATGCCGCGTCGATCGGCCAATCCGAGGGCAAACAGCCGACACTGACTCAAAGCGACAATACCTTGGATAACATAACGGATTCTAAGCCGTTCAAGTCGTACTTGAGCGTGACCCTGAAGAGACCTCGCGTGAAAGTAGCGGTTAGCCCTGAAACTCCAGAGATCCCCAAGCTACCTGCCGTGGACTATCGAATCTTCAAGAACCctttcctacgtactttcgacccAACTTGCAGCTACGCGGACAAAAACAACGTTACCAGGCCACTGTCGGTCCAGGTGAACGACGACAGTTTGTGTTACTACCCAACGCACCCTGACGTATCCACTCTTCACAGAGGAGTCCATCTTGGCGAACGGTACAGGCCCGCCCAACCCGATCAGAGTCGCCTTCTGATCCCCTCCAATCAACTGGTCAACGGGAAGCTCATGTCACCGGTCAACAAACACGAGATTCAAGTGACCTCCTTCGAGAAACCGAGTCCCCACACTCTGATCGGTCCGTCGACGCCGTACAAGCTCAGCACCCTTCAGAGACTGAACACGAACCCGTATCTACAGAGTCAGAACCTATACCAAAACACACCCTTCGTCCCAAGAGGAGGCATGTATACGCAGAGGGGGCTGATGTACTACGACAACTTGGCGCTGAAGGTGCCAGTCCAGACGCAGACCTCCATAGACGGGGACTCCCATCACGAAGACGAGCAGACCTTCTCTCACGAGGAGAGTGCACCCACCACGCCGAGTGGTCAGCGTCGAAAGAGGATGATCAGGAAGGAGAAAAGTGCTGTGATCAAGGAGCAGAAGCCTCTGTCGCCGATTGCCCAGAGGAGGCTCAAAAAGCAGAGCAGCTCCACGTCCACGGAGATGCCGGAGTCTCCTGGCAAGGTGATGCGAAAGAAGCCCAGGAGGCTCAGCGTCACCACGACGATCACGTCGGAGGGCCAGGAGGACAAGCACGAGAGCAGGTCGTCCTCGTCGGGCCAGGACTCGCCGAAGAAGGAGCAGATCAGGAGGATGTCGTTGTACTTCAACGCGAAGAAGAGGCCCTCTCTGACGTCCGTGAAGACGGTCAGGAGCGGAAGTTTGGACACTTCGAAAGAGAAGGACGGGATGATGAATTCGGAAAGAGAGAGGACGAACTCCATCAGCAGCAGGGACATGCCTGGCGCCAAGGCTAGGAAGGCTAGCACAAGCAGCAACAGCGTTCCCTGGTGTGCTTGTTGGGGCAACGGGTGTGTTTAG
- the LOC143343692 gene encoding uncharacterized protein LOC143343692 isoform X3, whose protein sequence is MQDSQNDIKKLRRENEQLRREIWSLRDEYDKLEEILKRQKSREGSEEYEDRSEEDDDEQSQYSFEQDEEFDQDENDQDSNKNLNKAEQLENAENQKISSEKMTNSVHRLHVDFDDLSVVDEEEELKKEKEKGSSEDGQQQKEEKGPLLILKPRHLHENIPFYPGTYKPPALSGPSYYADRPFKFPSTLNLMMPSDATEMDSSCPRLDTDPLLPVPSMTALNMDQINDQMLHAPPIGWQNNIMVPQKQMTSYGTPEAAMPPEMQMFNEIHQEQQRLASATDGFSNFQNLLYRRNVGLKQQGVFLNSSSFGEPRSNTEKIVENGWSFHVDPKLMCSKDQGSSESKKDAEKRKHFFAPLPSKLKKRTDEPSPTTSHFGTANSSSSGKTESTVVSKNQYAFQKGSADIYVNGAVPCEDNVQRNMTEQKTFLSTDNLLITDDRANAGNQLTKSMSCQDLPSESHAASIGQSEGKQPTLTQSDNTLDNITDSKPFKSYLSVTLKRPRVKVAVSPETPEIPKLPAVDYRIFKNPFLRTFDPTCSYADKNNVTRPLSVQVNDDSLCYYPTHPDVSTLHRGVHLGERYRPAQPDQSRLLIPSNQLVNGKLMSPVNKHEIQVTSFEKPSPHTLIGPSTPYKLSTLQRLNTNPYLQSQNLYQNTPFVPRGGMYTQRGLMYYDNLALKVPVQTQTSIDGDSHHEDEQTFSHEESAPTTPSGQRRKRMIRKEKSAVIKEQKPLSPIAQRRLKKQSSSTSTEMPESPGKVMRKKPRRLSVTTTITSEGQEDKHESRSSSSGQDSPKKEQIRRMSLYFNAKKRPSLTSVKTVRSGSLDTSKEKDGMMNSERERTNSISSRDMPGAKARKASTSSNSVPWCACWGNGCV, encoded by the exons ATGCAAGACA GTCAGAACGACATCAAGAAGCTGCGCAGGGAGAACGAGCAGCTGCGTAGGGAGATATGGAGCCTCCGGGACGAGTACGACAAGCTCGAGGAGATCCTGAAGAGGCAGAAGAGCCGCGAGGGAAGCGAAGAATACGAG GATCGCTCCGAAGAGGATGACGACGAACAATCGCAATACTCCTTCGAGCAAGACGAGGAGTTCGACCAGGACGAGAACGATCAGGACTCGAACAAGAATCTCAACAAAGCCGAGCAACTAGAGAACGCGGAGAACCAGAAGATCTCCTCGGAGAAGATGACCAACAGCGTGCACAGGCTGCACGTGGACTTCGACGACCTATCGGTAGTCGACGAGGAAGAAGAACtaaaaaaggaaaaggaaaaagGTTCCTCGGAAGATGGCCAGCAACAGAAAGAGGAAAAAGGTCCCCTGCTAATCCTGAAGCCTAGGCACCTCCATGAAAACATCCCCTTCTACCCTGGCACGTACAAACCACCCGCGCTGAGCGGTCCCAGCTACTATGCAGACCGTCCGTTCAAGTTTCCAAGTACCCTGAACCTGATGATGCCTTCAGACGCGACAGAAATGGATTCGTCGTGTCCCAGGTTGGACACAGACCCGTTGCTCCCCGTTCCTAGTATGACTGCTCTGAACATGGACCAGATCAACGATCAGATGTTACATGCACCGCCTATAGGCTGGCAGAACAACATCATGGTTCCTCAGAAGCAGATGACGAGCTACGGAACACCGGAAGCTGCCATGCCACCTGAGATGCAGATGTTCAACGAGATCCATCAGGAACAACAACGACTTGCCTCAGCGACAGACGGGTTCTCCAACTTCCAGAACCTGCTTTACAGAAGGAACGTTGGTCTAAAGCAACAAGGTGTCTTCCTCAACTCCTCGTCTTTTGGAGAGCCACGTTCTAACACTGAAAAGATCGTCGAAAACGGTTGGAGTTTCCACGTGGACCCGAAACTGATGTGTTCGAAAGATCAGGGCTCCAGCGAGTCGAAGAAGGACGCGGAGAAGCGTAAGCACTTTTTCGCGCCGCTACCTTCGAAGCTGAAGAAACGAACCGACGAGCCCTCGCCAACGACCAGCCATTTTGGAACCGCGAACAGCTCCAGCAGCGGCAAGACCGAGTCCACGGTGGTGTCTAAGAACCAATACGCGTTTCAGAAGGGGTCTGCTGACATCTACGTGAACGGAGCTGTGCCCTGCGAGGACAACGTTCAGAGAAACATGACGGAGCAGAAGACGTTCCTGAGCACGGACAACCTGTTGATCACCGACGACAGAGCCAACGCTGGCAACCAACTGACCAAGTCGATGTCGTGCCAGGACCTACCCAGCGAATCCCATGCCGCGTCGATCGGCCAATCCGAGGGCAAACAGCCGACACTGACTCAAAGCGACAATACCTTGGATAACATAACGGATTCTAAGCCGTTCAAGTCGTACTTGAGCGTGACCCTGAAGAGACCTCGCGTGAAAGTAGCGGTTAGCCCTGAAACTCCAGAGATCCCCAAGCTACCTGCCGTGGACTATCGAATCTTCAAGAACCctttcctacgtactttcgacccAACTTGCAGCTACGCGGACAAAAACAACGTTACCAGGCCACTGTCGGTCCAGGTGAACGACGACAGTTTGTGTTACTACCCAACGCACCCTGACGTATCCACTCTTCACAGAGGAGTCCATCTTGGCGAACGGTACAGGCCCGCCCAACCCGATCAGAGTCGCCTTCTGATCCCCTCCAATCAACTGGTCAACGGGAAGCTCATGTCACCGGTCAACAAACACGAGATTCAAGTGACCTCCTTCGAGAAACCGAGTCCCCACACTCTGATCGGTCCGTCGACGCCGTACAAGCTCAGCACCCTTCAGAGACTGAACACGAACCCGTATCTACAGAGTCAGAACCTATACCAAAACACACCCTTCGTCCCAAGAGGAGGCATGTATACGCAGAGGGGGCTGATGTACTACGACAACTTGGCGCTGAAGGTGCCAGTCCAGACGCAGACCTCCATAGACGGGGACTCCCATCACGAAGACGAGCAGACCTTCTCTCACGAGGAGAGTGCACCCACCACGCCGAGTGGTCAGCGTCGAAAGAGGATGATCAGGAAGGAGAAAAGTGCTGTGATCAAGGAGCAGAAGCCTCTGTCGCCGATTGCCCAGAGGAGGCTCAAAAAGCAGAGCAGCTCCACGTCCACGGAGATGCCGGAGTCTCCTGGCAAGGTGATGCGAAAGAAGCCCAGGAGGCTCAGCGTCACCACGACGATCACGTCGGAGGGCCAGGAGGACAAGCACGAGAGCAGGTCGTCCTCGTCGGGCCAGGACTCGCCGAAGAAGGAGCAGATCAGGAGGATGTCGTTGTACTTCAACGCGAAGAAGAGGCCCTCTCTGACGTCCGTGAAGACGGTCAGGAGCGGAAGTTTGGACACTTCGAAAGAGAAGGACGGGATGATGAATTCGGAAAGAGAGAGGACGAACTCCATCAGCAGCAGGGACATGCCTGGCGCCAAGGCTAGGAAGGCTAGCACAAGCAGCAACAGCGTTCCCTGGTGTGCTTGTTGGGGCAACGGGTGTGTTTAG